In the genome of Cyclopterus lumpus isolate fCycLum1 chromosome 19, fCycLum1.pri, whole genome shotgun sequence, the window tgaaagtctaaATCACATATTGACTGTCATCTCaaatctgtgaaaaaaaaaaaagaaaaatgtatgtcAGTCCAAATACTTAATTCCTAActgtatttggtcataaatcaaagtactgacaaaagaaatgaaatgcaaatgtaatGATGGTGCTAGGTAAAAAGACCAAGATTCACTAGAATTAATATAATTCATCCTGAAGGAAACATCACATAGAATCTGGTACAAACACACCACATTGTATGATAATCCATGGAGCATTTGGGACATCTCACTCAAAATCACATGCCAACCTCATGGCGATGTTAGAGAGAAAGGACAGGGATTGGCACATTAGGATTCATCGTTTAGGGGCCTTAAACGTCTGAAAGCTGAAGTTCATGATGGGAAACCAGATTAGGAAGAAATCAATCAGACAAAACTTATATTTTAAAGGCATATTTTATAGAAGGCATTGGTCAGAACCGCAATGGAAAGAGTTCTACACAAGGAAACATGCAAGCACAGATCTTATAGTCAGCAGAGTCATATGTCATCTCATGGTTTCAAGTCATGTTTGCTAGTTAAACATAAATTGTAAGTAATACAACTTATTTCCTGGCATCAGGCAGGCTCAGCTCTTATACAATGGACTCCATGTATTGGCATGTGTTCTGCCCTGCCTAGGAGTCCACACCTCCCAAATTAGGACCAATGCTGCAGTTTGTAATGAGCAATGGTTGTTTATTGTGCACTCGGTGTCAAAAATTCTTCAGGGTGAGCCTggcccaaaataaaaaacaaaacattctgaGCAAGTCACCTAACTCCCCTAGaccacaaaagaaacaaaagaaagaacagatGTCTTACCGATCTCCCTACTCGAAAACAGGGTTAAACAAAAAGGGCTTCTCACCCCTACTGACACCCTTTATAACCCCACCACCCAAGAATCATTGCTGTGCAGCAGGGCCCGGTTGGAAGCTGGAGAGCGAGAGCGCTGGCCCACAGAGGTTCCCTCTTAAGTACCGCcgtccaatcacctgcaatGAAAAGAAGGCACAGAGCAAGGCCAAACATATCATAGCACCCCCCTCAGGCAGGGAGGTGAACAGCATTAAGGGGAGGCTTTTATACACATGTTTTCATCTCACTTGCCTCGAACCAAGAAAGCAAAGTGGTGGGGCATATCCCCTGGTACAGCTAGAAAGGGCATGCtattacaaatgtaaataatggtACCGTGTGTATAAAACGTGAGACAAATAATtggccttaaaaaaaataaaagacacttACAGATACTTTAGGTGCCTGACATTTAAATCATGTGATGGGTTTATAGTCAGTTACTTTCAAATCCAGTGACCATGGTTTTCACTTTCCAACCAAATACTATTTGTTCCTTTGTggagttcatttattttatttattgtgcttATCTTAACTATAACAGACTATTACTACCCTTAACACAAGTTAGTTGTATTAGCTGCCTAGTATAGACAGGAAATTAACTCTTACGTATATTGGAACTGCACTGTCAGATGCAGAAAAATATAATTGCTAAGAGCTTGACTAATTGTCTGGTTCCTTAAAATgttgcaaattaaaaaagggcaTTTCGTTTCAAACATAGCACCCTATGATCTTGTTTGACAAGGTGAATTTAATAACAGAACTTCACTGATTTATCAAGCAAAGCTACTTAAAATATCAAAAGAAGCACCACACAGGATCAGTGCAATGGGACTTATTTGCACCTGCACCAGGATTTTTTAGGTCTATATTTTAATCCTAAAATGAGTTTTGAAACAAATCTGTGAAATTTCTTTGGCTCTTAGGTTTAAATGATCTGAAGGTGAAGATGTTGGCTTGTGACTCGAGTACCCCTCCTCAACTCTGTGTCGGCCTCCTCTCCGGCACATCTCCCTGGTGGTGCCCTTGACAAAAGCACTTAACCCCCACCTGTTCCAGCTGAGCTGCACTGTAGATGTATTGAACAACTCCCTGGAGTCACTTTGTGTAATAGAATGAGGGTAAAATAGTGTTCCCAGTGGTTCCCAGACTGGATGATGACGATGTGCTTTGTAATGAATAATGTCAAGCAGCTTTTcagtttttgtatatttttagaTGCTCTTTTTGGATTAAATGTATAACTTTTAAACATAATCAGCAGCCTCCTTTGCACATCTGAGtcaacacattcaaatgaatgtacACTAATGGTCCTGTTTACTAAAGTTATACTGCTAAATGTTGGTTGCTGttcatattaaatgtaattaaagattGTATTAAATTGTTTTACCATCATATAAATGTCGTGTTCATCAGCGGTTTTGCAGTTAAGCACAATATTTCAAATTACAATGCTGTATGAAACAGTTTTTTGCATTCACATTGTATTCTTTTCTCTCCAATCCTAAATGTACTGTTCCACTGAGTGAATAACTAATTAGTAGCATCACTGTATGGTATCAGCTGTCTAACTGCCTTACTAATGGACTGAAACGCTACTAGACTCTCGCTGTTCGTCATATCGACTGACATGACTGATACTTTGTGTGACTGGTCGAATGACCATCTGAAAGAGCAGCTAACTGACTGATTGACTGGCTGGCTAGCTGACTAAACGACCCAACAATCTGAGGGAGCGACTTGCTGAGAGGGCAGCTGATTGACTGTCAGTATAGTTTTAATACAAGGAAAGCCGGCATGTGTGTCCACGCCATGAGCAGGCTGAGTGACCAGAGGGCTAATAGCATGACCTCCTATGTAATACTGAAAGGAGAAGAGATTGGggaggagagtgagagaaagtggCAGGTGGGTtttatacagagagagagaaaaaattgCCGGGAAAAGAGAAGGAATTCTAAGTGCTGTCATGGTTTGTCGTCACTGGAGCCATTCAGGTAGAAGTCCAGACAGACGGGGCcacatacatctatatatataagagGAGTGATTGGGGAGAAATAGACAGAGAACAAGAGAAATAGACAGAGAACAAGAGAGGCAGTAAAATAAGATAAGTACTTTTCAAGAAGTAGAGAGTAAAAGGAACATTTGAGAGCTTTGTTAGAAAATATTAGCTATAGTATGTGCAATAGTCCAAAAATTGCCTCTATGTGCCTTGGGCTAGAAACAAGATCTGTATTGTGTCTGTGTTCGGTGTGTAAATGCATTTTGCATTTGTGGGTTGAGGTTTTTGAAGAGTGTGCACACCAATTATCTATTTTGTGGTTGTGCTAAATTTATGTGTGAGAGCCTGTTTCTTTGTCCATTCGGGCAAACGTTTTCTAGAGTGCATGAGCAATGATGATGACTGTTGATTTCTCTTGTGGTGATACTGTAAGAATGAAACCACTGGCATTGCACTTTTTGCCAAAGAAATGGCATCAAAACATAAGCACAGAGCAGTGAAGCAGGGCAAGCAcgatttattgtttttgcatAAATGAAACTGAGTCCTGCACACAGGAACATATTGGGGGAGGGGCACTATCCCTGTGATCGGTAGGATCAACAATATTTAACCTGCAACAAGCTCAGCTGCTATAGTTATGTGTGCCTGGCGGTGAATAAATAACAGAAGCAGCCACAGCTCACTACTCCCCAAACATATGCATTATTGTTTAAACCCCACTATTTAAAACACTTCCACCGGAACAGTGTCACGCTTGCGCAGCCACAACGATATGACGAGATTATCGGCCAACACACTATTGGGTGGCTACGATAATGGTTCTCACGTGTCCACGATAACAAAGTtacctttttcttctcttttctcttgccTTTTCTATGCTTCACAGCATTGTTGTAGCTCATCAATAAAAAGTACATTGGAAAAGAAATGGTTTCAAACTTATACAGAAAATGCTAGATTCAGTTTTATGGTGAATACATTAGATCCCCAATGTGACTACAGCAATATCGTCAGTAGGGGAATATCAATATCGCCCAATCCTAAAGCATAAGTCTAGATACGTGAGACTTTGTAGTTATATTAGAGTTTGTAAACTGatattttcatttagttttgctGTAGTTTGCGGCTCCTTCTTACCTCAATTCATTAAGACTTTTCTTAATTTTTAGATTCTTTGTTCACAGAGACGTGAGAAAAAACAGTTTTCTACCATTTTTCAAGTTAGTACAGTCAGTAATTTACATAGAAATAGTCATTTTGAGGGTAAAGTATTGCTTTAAGCAGAGGTTCCTCATGCTGGACTCCACCGTAGAGATTTGCATGTTACAGGATCAGTCAGAACGGATCTAAAGGAGGGGGAGTGTACGCAGTACAGGGAGGCCCTTGTTCAAACTGTGATGGAAAACACATCTGACAGAATCAAGTGCCCTGCTTTCAACAAGCGCTGCAATGCATGTGGGAAATGGAGCCATATCTCCAGGTGTTGTGGATCTAAACAATTTTCTACAAGCAAAtcttcaaacacacagagaggaggatACAGACAGAGTAAACACGCTGCATCACAGGCGCCATCAGGCTCACAAGATGTCTTCTACCTTGAGAGTTTAGAGGCTCCAGCACAGAGGGATGAACTCCTcaccacatcctcctccacctccacccaggAAGAACTAAGAGTCAAAACAGATACTGGGTCGAAACATAACGTCATATCAAAGGCTACTTTGTAATATAATCCCAATGTATCCATCAACCCTTTATTCATTGTCGTCCTTATGCCTATGGAAGTCAGGGGATTTGGACCATGGATTTCACCACCTTGAAACTGAATTGTGAATAGTGGACCTTAATATAAAGTCAGTCCTGGACTGTCAGACAGCATCAAGCTTGGTCTGGTAAGCATTGATCTTGAACTCCACACCATCCAACAGGGGACTTTAGTGTTGGGCAAATAAAAAGACCTGTTTTGACCACCAGGGCAAGCTTCTGGTGCTCTTTCACATGCAAATTGATGAATCTGTGCCCTTTGAATTTTTCAACTTTGGCAAATGAGGCAAATATTTCACGTTGCGCCATTCGCGCCGCCCAGCGTCATTTTGCgtcattcgcaaccattcgcgtctgtgcattgaatTTGCATGggaacgcttttggtgtgaacgcagcataagaagGACACAGTCATAGCAGAACATTGTAAGATGACTAAACTGGGACTCAGATGTGTCACACCTGTTGTAGAAGCCACTGAATTGGTCTCAGTCAgcaagaaaaatataaaagttgGGCTCTGCATAGACccagtgcaaaaaaacaaagcatttcTTAGGCCCTATATACAATAAAAACGGTGGATCAAGTCATTGCAGTTAAGCCTGAAGCCAAGGTGTACAGAGTACTGGATACAACATATGGGTTTTGCAGGTTCCCCTAGACGAGGAGTCATTAAGAATCCCCACCTTCAGGACTGCAGCCTGCCTTATGGCATTGCTACAGGGAGTCAGGTGTTTCAACAATGCATGGAACAGCAGTTGTACTGTAAGCAGATGCCTCTCAGCGTGAATTTGATGCAGTCTGCAAAATGACAAAGCAGTGGCTTTTGCCTCCAGGGCCTTCAGTGACACTGAATTGTGCTATGCGCAAAGTGAAAATGAGCTCTTGTACCTGGACTCCTTATATGGGCGAGTAGGGACAGTTGAAACTGACCACGAACCAATCATCACTATTCTCAGAGAGCCTTTGCACAGGGCCTCCACCAATCTCCAGTTGATGATGCTAAAACTCCAACGATAAGGATTGGTATATAAGGGGGAGCAAAGAGCTTTATCTTGCAGAAGCACTCTCACAGTTACACCTCCCCTCTGTGGAGTGGACACTGCTGATGTGACTGGAACTATTAGGTAATGACTTTGGAGGTGCTCTCCTCCAGGAGGATTGAAGTGCACAGACACTCACTGACAAAATGCAGGAGCCTGTGCGGCAGCACTTCAAAAGAATGGCTCGCTTCACCCAAAGGACTCTCACATGCTGTGATGCTACTATgcagaaagttttttttatctcttttatGTTCATATAGTCTAGTATAAGTGGCAGAATAGATCAGATTTAAAGGAGGGGGTTGTATAATATATTGTCATGGTTGCttagcaaaaacaaaaaacactataAAAGAAGGGTCATTACATCACCTTGTAGTGCGGGAACGCTCATTACAAGGTTCAAAGTGCACAATCTTTCCGTGTGATCAGAAACCGGTTCAATGATATTTGATAATATGCAAGAGGTCTAACCTGAGCCAGCTCCTTCGATAATGTTTTACATTATTGACAGGCAGtgaattaaatgcaaaaatgtaTATACCTCTATAAATCTGTCACCGGTTTCTGTGATACAACACGTCTTTGTTGTAATATTCCTTATTGTTTTAAGTAAATATGAACGCCACAGTCCAACATACACAATTGATGTCATTACATTTAACATATTATAAGTTTCATAACTTTTCTTACAACTTCTCATCTTGCTTTGACTTTTTAATATTAGCTTTTGGAACCACCAAAGCATCAACTAAGAATATTTCTCattatattgtgttgtatttatatgaCTTGCTCTTGAGGATATCAGAGATAATGACTCACATAATCTATGAAGAATGGGAACTTGTCTCAACATTTGCAATGACCGGACGTCAAATGCCTCCAAAATCTAAAAGAAAGCAGATTTTCTCCCCTCGATGTTTACTATTAAACCATCTCCAAAACACGCTGCATGTTCATTAAACTTTTTATGCTGCATGTTGGTGTACATATCAACCAGCAAATGGTGAACACAACAGCTGCGCATGCTGGTTCAACCTGCAGGATTCTCCTGTGGGTGTTCATCTTCTcctgtgggtgttttttttcacaacaaatTGTATATGCTGATTATCTTGTAGcctacagtacagtacagtaatCCAATCAGTTAGTTTTTAACTCCTGCGCAGTTTGAAAAATGACATATTCACACCTTTGACACCTTCAGTTTCATATTGTGTGCTGCTGTAGTAAATGAGGGTTAAGTGCATCACTCAAGGGTAAGTAGATGGCATTTGCAGAGGGAGAACAGAGCACTACCCATTCAGTGGAATCCAGCTATTTCCATCTGGACTTTGACATAAGCCTGCATTAGGAGGGATACtgggaggttttttttgtgcctcATTAATACACATTATGAAACCTTTTCACAGTCGTGGTTCACACTGTCTGACACCCTAGAAATCTTATCACACCCTGATTCCAGCCAGTGTCCTTGACTCTTTTCTCACGTAAGCCTGACTGTTTTTTCTACAACTTATTGAAGGACTGCTCTTATTTCTTCAATGTGATGCTATTGTGCAATAAGGAAAGCAATAcaacacccatacacacacccatacacacacacacacacacacacacacacacacacacacacacacacacacaccagcatctTGTTTGAGCGACATggtgaggaaaaacaaaatctgATGGATGTAATTTTCCATCGTCATCTCTTCCCTCTGTCAGCTACTCTTTATAAACCCGTCCTCCATTTGCCCTCTCAAACTCATATTATGTTGTACTTTCTGTGCTCTTTTATTTATCCACAATCAACTTGTCCAGTCCTGGGCCACTGGATCATAACCCCGCAAAACACACCGATTGGAAAGGAGCACAAAGTTAAGTGCtctcccaaaaacaaaacatatagaCACATTGACATTAAATTCTATGAATGATATAGACTCAGTTCACTTGACCTCTGTGTGTTTAGATTGTTGCAGCACTGGGAGGCATCCcacaggagcagagagagggagggctgAGGTTGTCAGTGTGTTTGAAATTAGGATTTCCTTGCTTTAGGCGACTGAGCCACTCAATGAGCCACTGTTCAGTTGGGGCTCGAAGTCTATTGCACAAATTTAGGTTTATGTGACTGGGATTCAAACTCTCAAGTTATGTCTCTATACTATTCACAGTGTGTATTCATTCTTCCTAACCATTGTTCCTGAGAGACTTGACTCTGGACAAGTTACCAAATAGTATTGCCATTGTTAGGTTGCTGACTTTTACCGTGAAAACAAATGAACTGTGAATAGCAAGGGTAAAGTATTCGAGCACCTATATAATTATCTTACTTAATGAAGTTCAAAACAGGGGGATAATAAAGCCATACTGCATTTATATATTCAAACAGAATATAGAAGGACgtttattagtatttattttttagtttattttttttagcacaaACCTAATAGACTATCACCGGTAATATTTGGACGTTTTGTAAAATGATGACACACAGTACTGTTTGGCTGTAAAACAGggaacaaacaacaaataatcTCATCATTAAAcgatataatataaaaaaatatcagCCTCACATGTAACTGGCCACAGTTTGGTTACCATGATTTTACTAAGTGCTGCCCCTTGTCGCTATTGACGACCTCCTGCACTCAGAAACTAAAAGGGATAACGCAGATGAACTTCAATTAAGTATTTGAGAGTTCAGGTCTTCGGGTGAAGGGGGAGACAAAGGAACTGGGCCCAGCTCTTTTTGTGCACCTTCAAGTAAAATTATACATTATACCAAGTTACTAAGTTGCCCCTAACTGTAATAATAATGGATTACTTAGTAACTACTCAGTATAATGTACCACTTTCTTCAGGTAAGTGTAAGTATTGATTAAGCAATTGATAATTAATGAATAGTTACTAGTTTGTGCCGCTCAGTATCTGATTCAGAGTCTATTAGGAATGACTCGTGAAGAAAGTGGTCATTATTATCGATTCACAGATACCTAATTCCCTTTATGATTGATTAACATAGCATCTCCCAGTCTTTTCACATAGCCTGTCATGTTTAACAAAAGAGGCAATTGAGAGGAACtacttattaataattaattaattatcaggTTGTTCCTTACTAACTAGTGTGTACCATCTTGAAACTAGTTACCGACAGGCGACCTGCCAAAGGTtttcccttcttccttttcccttttctcctttGGCATCCTTTGGATAGAAGTGAAGCGGGCTTTGATCaaaggtcacatgacagaccgGTTTAGACCGGTTTACGGACAATGTCAGCCAGACGGCCAACACAGGCAAACACATCCTGGCAAACATCATATACAGGGGAAGAGTCAGTATTACCAGAACTATGAGGTCACCAGATAGAAAGCTCCTGAATGAGTTAACGAGCCGCAGCTGTGCCAGCAGGTGTCTGATAACCACGGTCAGGTGATCGAGGCAGGGAGCTCAGGGGATTGATATTCAAACAAAATGAGGGTTTAAAAAGCATAAACAGCAttgtaaacaaattaatttgaattGACCCTGTGTGAGTGAGATAACTCAATAGCCAAATGtcagttgttctttttttgcccttttaatttaaaatttTTTAAAGGTTGAACATAAAGTTAATCTAAAGTCacttgagaaaaataaatgttgttcgTTGCTAGGAAACAGTTTCCTTTCGTTTACttgttttagtttatttagaCTCGTGTATATATTTCGAACTGTAAAAAGGTCTTTGGATGTTTCATCTGAccatattattgtttttatctgACCTGTGAAGACTTAAACATGTATGGACCTCCAGTGGATCTATCATTTAAAGATATCACCAATGCTACAGGTAACGAGATATTTTACTTCCTCTAATTGTTCTTCAGTTTGTCTGAGCTTCTTAACTTTAAAGGAGATGACCATATTATTGCaaggtctttttttattctttatacaTCCCTAAAGTTCTCTTAGGCACTGAGCTTTGCAGTATTAACTGTTAAGTATTCTTACATTTATGATAGAATCAAAATGCCATGGaaaggtgctttttttttagCCCATCTGCTTTTCTCGTTAATTACATCTTTTAATGGAGTGTTCTTCCTTGACACGTGTGTCAGTAGCACATTACAAGTTACTGTGATGAAAGTGTTGTTCCTTTTTATGTAGCTACTGTTTCGTCCGTGTGTTCCAATCACAATATTGTAATGAATAGGCACCAAATTAGACTATAGACAATAATCTGACATACAATACACTACAAACCATAACCTGTGTAATGAACCCATACtgattaaacataaatataaatgcaaatatTCAAGAAAAATTTACCACTACTTTATTTTCACTGTAACTGCCTTTTTTGTGGTTTAGGTGCACTGATGGAGGTACCCCGAAATGGCTTGCggcctttaaaaacaaactcaaagGGGGAGTACCTGAGCCGCTCTTTGTGTCTCAGTAACAACAGCATCTCAAATCTTATTGACCTTGAGTACATTTGTGAACACTTTCTGGCTGAACCGTGGAATATTGGCTGGCTGGACCTGTCGTTCAACAAGATCACATGCATAGAACCGGTTTGACTTTCTTTTCTCATGCCTTAGCTTTTTGACCCAtgatcacacacaaacacacatacacattcattgTCAGTGTAGCCATTGTCATAAACAATGTTTGAAAATGTACATGTGTTTATATAATGTGTACTATACTTTTTTTACTATacacttattttattataattaatgtGTCTCTTCCAAGGAGGCTGTAATTTGaccatatatacagtatatcacctttttctttttaccagtGTTAAGCCTGATTGTCTTAAATCTGGCTTCAGCTCATACAGGTGTTTGTGTTCCAGGTTTTGTGCGAGCTGCGTGAACTGCGTGTGTTGTACCTTCATGGTAACGCCATCTGGGAGCTGTCGGAGGTTGACaagctgaaggagctgcagtATCTACACAACATCACGCTGCATGGAAATGTCATAGgaaaaagcagcaaatacaGGTAGCGATATCCTTTTATTTCAGTTCACACAGATGTTATCCCAAcatcacttacacacacacattctgcttGTGAGCTCGATTTATGGCTGTAACATGCTTCTATTTGCAGCGATTGATTGTGGGTCATAAAACGAGTTGAATTTGATTGAGCAGAAGAGAACCAGAAAGAACCAAACCTATTGTATTTAGTCAAGTTGGAGCTACTTTGATCTACTTTACATTTAGATTGTCCAATGGTTCCCAAAAAAGATAAGGAGGTCATGAGATGATCAGATTGTATCCTGTGTCCATCTgcataacaacacacacacacacacacacacacacacacacacacacacacacacacacacacacacacagagagagaggggtttcTTCATTGGTTAGATGCCTCAAGCATTCACTTTTTGATTTAATCTCATtccatataataatatatgtgaaATACGAGGAAAGTACAGACAAGGTCTACTTTGCATACTGTCAACTGAAAGATATCTATTTTATTCAACATTGTGATTTTAAtatattgtgtgcgtgtgtgtgtgtgtgtgtgtgtatgtgtgtgtgtttaggaagCATGTAATTTGTACACTGCCTCAGTTGAAGATGATAGATTTCAGTGCTGTGACTCCCGACGAGCGAGTTTTGGCAAATGTTTGCCAAAACTGGAGCAACCGTGGCAAAGCCGAGAAGTCTCCAATGACTGTTACCAATTCATGAAGTCATTCATTTGATTAATGGGTTTTTAACTCCCCTCCTGGAATAAATGTTTTCTCCCAAAAATAATTTGATCCTgatgaattgattaattaaatGATGCCAAAAGCTTGTTGATATAAAGTATTTTGGGCTGGCTTTTTCTCTTGGAGTGAACAATTATGATAAAATAACTAATACCCGGTTTGTATTTGTTGACAATATGATGTGTAGATTTATTCTCATACATATTTAGTATGAAAAAAAGCATTGTGTGTTCATCAACTGTttgtaatacaataca includes:
- the LOC117749102 gene encoding leucine-rich repeat-containing protein 51-like codes for the protein MYGPPVDLSFKDITNATGALMEVPRNGLRPLKTNSKGEYLSRSLCLSNNSISNLIDLEYICEHFLAEPWNIGWLDLSFNKITCIEPVLCELRELRVLYLHGNAIWELSEVDKLKELQYLHNITLHGNVIGKSSKYRKHVICTLPQLKMIDFSAVTPDERVLANVCQNWSNRGKAEKSPMTVTNS